One Bacteroidota bacterium genomic window carries:
- the ftsY gene encoding signal recognition particle-docking protein FtsY produces MAIFSLFNRENKENLDKGLEKSKESVFKKLSRVVVGKSTVDSEVLDNLEEVLVTSDVGVDTTLRIIERIEKRVSREKYLNTSELNSILKEEIAALLEESNKGEVEDFSAVYAQKPHVIMVVGVNGVGKTTTIGKIAHHYKSAGKTVLLGAADTFRAAAIDQLDVWATRADVPIVKQQMGSDPASVAFDALSSAMSRNIDVVLVDTAGRLHNKAHLMDELSKIKRVMEKVVPGAPHEVLLVLDGSTGQNAFEQAKQFTAATQVTALAITKLDGTAKGGVVIGISDQFKIPVKYIGVGEKVGDLLLFNRNEFVDSLFSH; encoded by the coding sequence ATGGCAATCTTTTCTCTCTTCAACCGCGAAAACAAAGAAAACCTCGACAAAGGTCTCGAAAAGTCGAAGGAAAGCGTTTTTAAAAAACTTTCCCGCGTTGTAGTAGGCAAGTCGACAGTCGATAGCGAAGTGCTCGATAATCTCGAAGAAGTGCTGGTAACTTCCGATGTCGGTGTCGATACCACCTTGCGCATCATCGAAAGGATCGAAAAACGTGTTTCTCGCGAGAAATACCTCAACACAAGCGAGTTAAATTCTATTTTAAAAGAAGAAATTGCAGCCCTGCTCGAAGAAAGCAACAAGGGCGAGGTCGAAGATTTTTCCGCCGTTTATGCACAAAAACCTCATGTGATTATGGTCGTTGGCGTAAATGGGGTAGGGAAGACCACTACCATTGGAAAAATAGCCCATCATTATAAATCGGCCGGGAAAACGGTGCTTCTTGGAGCTGCCGATACTTTTCGTGCTGCCGCCATCGACCAGCTCGATGTGTGGGCAACAAGAGCAGATGTGCCCATTGTGAAACAGCAAATGGGTTCTGACCCTGCCAGTGTGGCTTTCGATGCACTTTCATCCGCTATGTCGCGCAACATCGATGTAGTGTTGGTCGATACTGCCGGCAGGTTGCACAATAAAGCGCACCTGATGGATGAACTCTCTAAAATAAAACGCGTGATGGAGAAGGTAGTGCCCGGTGCACCTCACGAGGTTCTTTTAGTGCTCGATGGTTCGACCGGACAAAATGCCTTTGAACAAGCCAAACAGTTTACTGCCGCTACCCAGGTAACAGCCCTTGCCATTACCAAACTCGATGGCACGGCGAAAGGAGGAGTAGTGATTGGTATTTCCGATCAGTTTAAGATTCCGGTAAAATACATTGGGGTGGGCGAGAAAGTCGGAGATCTATTGCTTTTTAACAGAAATGAGTTTGTCGATTCGCTTTTCTCTCACTAA
- a CDS encoding Fic family protein, with the protein MVKYLYEHQNWTDFSWQDKAINVVFGEVRLMQGKIIGQMNALGFSTKEEATLTALTLDVVKSSEIEGELLNYEQVRSSIARRLGINTAGLVPSSRHIEGVVEMMLDATQRYTLPLSEKRLFGWHAALFPTGYSGPNLIEVGRYRTGEMQVVSGAMGKEKVHYKAVKPEFVKIEMDKFLDWFNNETRLDPVLKAAIAHFWFIIIHPFDDGNGRIGRAITDMLLARAEGSGERFYSMSSQILAERKRYYEVLQKVQHSSGDITEWLDWFLNCLKNAMLATDNTTMKILRKAEFWKLHEHTPINERQRLMLNKLFDDFEGKLQTSKWAKIVKTSTDTALRDIKDLVEKGILQQTDERGRNANYELINRF; encoded by the coding sequence ATGGTCAAATACCTTTACGAGCATCAAAACTGGACAGATTTTTCGTGGCAGGATAAAGCCATAAATGTCGTATTTGGTGAGGTAAGGCTTATGCAAGGAAAAATAATAGGACAAATGAACGCTTTGGGTTTTTCTACTAAAGAAGAAGCCACACTTACAGCCTTAACCTTAGACGTAGTAAAATCATCAGAAATAGAAGGAGAATTGCTCAATTATGAACAAGTACGTTCGTCTATTGCAAGACGTTTGGGCATCAACACTGCAGGACTTGTGCCGAGCAGTCGCCACATCGAAGGAGTGGTAGAAATGATGCTGGATGCCACTCAGCGATACACCTTACCTTTAAGCGAAAAACGCTTGTTTGGGTGGCATGCAGCACTTTTCCCTACTGGTTACAGTGGGCCTAACTTAATAGAAGTGGGTCGATACCGCACCGGCGAAATGCAAGTAGTTTCGGGCGCAATGGGCAAAGAAAAAGTACATTACAAAGCCGTAAAGCCTGAATTCGTGAAAATAGAAATGGACAAATTTCTGGATTGGTTCAACAACGAAACCCGACTCGACCCTGTTTTAAAAGCAGCCATAGCACACTTTTGGTTTATCATCATTCACCCCTTTGATGACGGAAACGGCCGAATTGGAAGAGCCATAACCGATATGTTGCTTGCCCGTGCCGAAGGCAGTGGAGAACGTTTCTACAGTATGTCAAGCCAAATATTAGCCGAACGTAAACGCTATTATGAAGTATTGCAAAAAGTACAGCATAGTTCAGGGGACATTACCGAATGGCTCGACTGGTTTTTAAATTGCCTTAAGAATGCGATGCTCGCCACCGATAATACTACAATGAAAATATTGCGCAAAGCGGAGTTCTGGAAATTGCATGAACATACCCCCATCAACGAACGCCAACGTCTGATGCTCAACAAACTCTTTGATGATTTTGAAGGAAAACTGCAAACCTCAAAATGGGCTAAAATTGTCAAAACTTCAACCGACACGGCTTTACGCGATATAAAAGACCTGGTAGAAAAAGGTATCTTGCAACAAACTGACGAAAGAGGACGAAACGCTAACTACGAATTAATTAATCGATTTTAA
- a CDS encoding competence/damage-inducible protein A codes for MQATLITIGDEILIGQVVDTNSAFMAAELNKIGIRVKSIHSISDKHSEILQAFSDALSNSEIVLITGGLGPTRDDITKKALADFFKCKLIRHQPSLEKIEKRLTQLGVKLSEINRTQADVPEVCKVLPNNQGSAPGMLFEKEGKVMVSMPGVPFEMKDIMLNEVIPYLQKHFTLPLRLHKTFLTAGVPESTLADRLTSFENMLPEGFSLAYLPSPGIVRLRLSATRTDETDLKLLFENTCLSLEKELGADLFGYDEDTLEAVLGRLLVKYGYNISTAESCTGGNVAKAISSVPGASAYFEGSIVAYSNQVKTGILKVPQEVIDQEGVVSEAVVKVMALRVKDLLQTDCSIAVSGISGPSGGTKEKPVGTVCIAIATPRGVESFKFNFGDNRERTVQRATITAINKLRMDLLSM; via the coding sequence ATGCAGGCAACCCTCATTACCATTGGCGACGAAATACTGATAGGACAGGTGGTGGATACCAACTCGGCCTTTATGGCTGCCGAACTGAACAAAATCGGCATTCGGGTAAAAAGCATTCATTCCATTTCTGACAAACATTCGGAAATACTACAGGCATTCTCAGATGCACTATCCAATTCAGAAATTGTGCTCATTACCGGAGGATTAGGACCAACCCGCGACGATATTACAAAAAAAGCACTGGCCGATTTTTTTAAGTGCAAGCTAATCAGGCACCAGCCTAGCCTCGAAAAAATTGAAAAAAGACTCACTCAGCTGGGTGTGAAGCTTTCGGAGATAAACCGCACTCAGGCTGATGTTCCCGAGGTTTGCAAAGTTCTTCCAAACAACCAGGGTAGTGCTCCGGGTATGTTGTTCGAAAAGGAGGGTAAGGTTATGGTATCCATGCCCGGCGTACCCTTCGAAATGAAAGACATTATGTTGAATGAGGTAATTCCCTATCTTCAAAAGCATTTTACCCTCCCGCTGCGCTTGCATAAAACCTTTTTAACTGCCGGGGTGCCCGAATCGACCCTTGCTGATCGGCTAACTAGTTTTGAAAACATGCTCCCGGAAGGCTTTTCGCTGGCTTATTTGCCTTCGCCAGGCATTGTGCGATTGCGCCTGAGTGCCACAAGAACAGATGAAACGGACCTGAAATTACTGTTTGAAAATACCTGTTTGTCTCTGGAAAAGGAGCTGGGTGCAGATTTATTCGGCTACGACGAGGATACACTCGAAGCAGTTTTAGGGCGTCTATTAGTAAAATACGGGTATAATATATCTACTGCCGAAAGTTGCACCGGAGGCAATGTGGCCAAAGCAATCAGCTCAGTACCGGGTGCTTCGGCCTATTTTGAAGGAAGTATTGTTGCCTATTCGAACCAGGTGAAAACAGGGATATTAAAAGTGCCCCAGGAAGTAATTGACCAGGAAGGGGTAGTAAGCGAAGCCGTGGTAAAAGTGATGGCCCTCAGGGTAAAAGACCTTTTGCAAACCGATTGTTCCATTGCTGTATCGGGTATTTCCGGACCTTCCGGGGGCACCAAAGAAAAGCCGGTAGGAACCGTTTGCATCGCCATAGCCACCCCCAGGGGTGTCGAAAGCTTTAAGTTTAATTTTGGCGATAACCGCGAAAGAACTGTTCAAAGGGCTACCATTACAGCCATAAATAAGCTTCGAATGGATTTACTTTCCATGTAA
- a CDS encoding GHKL domain-containing protein, with protein sequence MTKYFLKNYSNKSFVIQLKARFILYSYSIVLFAIIIAAFYTAYANLNNPMLNYSINFKVIWLFVGAFLVVLFGIFLLVRGYYAIAAHLMLIIGFVLIWTVILVDKTQALSRLDTIALSIALLSMLPIVFTKRPLGMLFYAFANVAALLIVIYLIQDELSVPKSSIISYISDNLVAIIAVVLISYQVFYINKRALDKAEHDIAERTKAENALKISELFKLRVFDSSRIPIVVMDSIHYKFIEFNQAAIKAYGYTSRSDLMGKTPLDVSAPTQYDGSPSSEKAVYHINQALKDGAVVFEWKHLQPEGGYWDAEVHLLHFISNNESFLQFSLIDITEKKKAEFELKAYQDNLEELIKIRTEELAATNTKLQESNQSLVTKSEALEKALSELKLAQNQLIQAEKMASLGVLSAGIAHEINNPLNYIFNGSAVVEQYMAENHHDESVNLEPMFNAIKTGVDRISEIVKSIEKFTSTETMLLSNCNIQVVIDNCLQILSPQYKDRIEIEKSYPGNLPFVYGTESQLHHLFINVLFNAIQAIESQGKISIHVEQNSKQLIISISDTGRGIPEEHLNRIFDPFFTTRDPGEGTGLGLTITQKIVNEHEGTIEYNSQQGKGATAIIKLPVSEH encoded by the coding sequence ATGACGAAATATTTTTTAAAAAATTACAGCAATAAGTCCTTTGTGATCCAACTTAAGGCTCGATTTATTCTGTACAGTTATTCTATCGTATTGTTTGCCATAATAATAGCTGCATTTTACACAGCCTATGCTAATTTAAACAACCCGATGCTAAATTACTCGATTAATTTTAAGGTAATCTGGTTGTTCGTGGGTGCATTTTTAGTAGTACTTTTTGGAATATTTCTACTCGTACGCGGATACTATGCCATTGCAGCCCATTTAATGCTTATCATTGGTTTTGTGCTGATTTGGACTGTGATTCTGGTTGATAAAACACAGGCCTTATCCAGGCTCGATACCATTGCTCTTTCCATCGCTCTTTTATCCATGCTCCCGATAGTGTTTACAAAGCGGCCATTAGGAATGTTGTTCTATGCATTTGCCAATGTGGCTGCCCTTCTTATTGTGATTTACTTAATACAAGACGAACTAAGCGTCCCAAAATCGTCCATCATATCCTACATTTCCGATAATCTGGTTGCCATAATCGCGGTTGTTCTAATCTCTTATCAGGTATTTTATATCAACAAGCGGGCGCTTGACAAAGCAGAACATGATATTGCTGAGCGAACAAAAGCTGAAAATGCCTTAAAAATCAGCGAGCTGTTCAAACTACGCGTGTTCGACAGCTCAAGAATTCCAATTGTGGTAATGGATTCTATTCACTATAAGTTTATCGAATTTAACCAGGCTGCTATAAAGGCTTATGGTTATACTTCTCGAAGCGACCTGATGGGAAAAACACCACTTGATGTTTCTGCACCCACCCAATACGATGGAAGTCCCTCTTCAGAAAAGGCTGTGTACCATATCAACCAGGCACTTAAAGATGGAGCAGTTGTTTTCGAATGGAAGCATTTGCAGCCAGAGGGGGGGTATTGGGATGCGGAAGTACACTTGTTACATTTTATATCGAACAACGAAAGTTTTTTGCAGTTTTCTTTAATTGACATTACAGAAAAAAAGAAAGCTGAGTTTGAGTTGAAAGCTTATCAGGACAATCTGGAAGAATTAATAAAAATAAGGACAGAAGAACTGGCAGCAACCAATACTAAACTGCAGGAAAGCAATCAATCATTAGTTACAAAAAGCGAAGCACTTGAAAAAGCCCTCTCGGAATTAAAACTTGCACAAAATCAGCTTATTCAGGCCGAAAAGATGGCATCCTTAGGTGTATTGTCGGCAGGTATTGCACACGAAATAAACAATCCGCTTAACTATATTTTTAATGGCAGTGCAGTGGTTGAACAATACATGGCTGAGAATCACCACGACGAATCCGTCAACCTTGAACCCATGTTTAATGCCATAAAAACGGGTGTAGACCGGATCAGTGAAATAGTAAAAAGTATAGAAAAATTTACGAGTACCGAAACAATGCTTCTCTCCAATTGCAATATTCAGGTTGTAATTGATAATTGTTTGCAAATACTTAGCCCTCAATACAAGGATAGAATCGAGATAGAAAAAAGCTATCCTGGTAATCTGCCTTTTGTTTATGGCACCGAGAGCCAACTGCATCACCTGTTCATTAATGTGCTGTTTAATGCAATACAGGCAATTGAATCTCAAGGAAAAATATCAATCCATGTCGAACAGAACAGCAAACAACTCATTATTTCAATTTCAGATACTGGCAGGGGCATACCTGAAGAGCATCTGAATCGGATTTTCGACCCGTTTTTTACCACCAGGGATCCGGGCGAGGGAACAGGACTGGGTTTGACCATTACCCAAAAAATTGTTAACGAGCACGAGGGAACTATTGAGTATAACTCGCAGCAGGGGAAAGGTGCCACCGCAATAATTAAATTACCTGTTTCGGAACATTAG
- a CDS encoding 50S ribosomal protein L28: protein MSRVCQITGKKIMVGNNVSHSNHKTKRTFAPNLFDKKFYLVEENRFVSIRVSAAGIRNINKKGLKKALEEAKASGHISTY, encoded by the coding sequence ATGTCACGAGTTTGTCAGATAACAGGTAAGAAAATCATGGTTGGTAACAATGTTTCGCATTCGAACCACAAAACCAAAAGAACTTTTGCTCCCAACTTATTCGATAAAAAATTCTATTTAGTTGAGGAGAATCGTTTTGTTTCAATTAGGGTATCCGCTGCGGGTATTCGCAATATCAACAAAAAAGGTCTGAAAAAAGCCCTTGAAGAGGCCAAAGCAAGCGGCCATATTTCGACATATTAA
- the fabG gene encoding 3-oxoacyl-[acyl-carrier-protein] reductase, producing the protein MKLLEGKTAIVTGAARGIGRAIAIRFAQEGANVAVTDLRLNENTESLEKELKALGVKAKAYASDASNFEDTDKVVNEILNDFGTVDVLINNAGITMDTLLMRMTEQQWDTVINVNLKSVFNFTKAVQKIMLKNKQGSIVNLSSVVGVHGNAGQANYSASKAGIIGFTKSIAQELGSRNIRCNAIAPGFIITEMTAKLSEEQRQAWEQHIPMKRGGTPEEVANVCLFLASDLSSYVSGQTISICGAMKT; encoded by the coding sequence ATGAAACTATTAGAAGGAAAAACAGCAATTGTAACAGGTGCTGCAAGAGGCATTGGCCGGGCAATTGCCATCCGTTTTGCCCAGGAAGGGGCCAATGTGGCGGTAACCGACCTGCGGCTCAATGAGAATACCGAATCGCTCGAAAAAGAATTGAAAGCACTGGGTGTAAAGGCTAAAGCCTATGCCAGCGATGCCAGCAATTTCGAAGATACCGACAAGGTGGTCAATGAAATACTCAACGATTTTGGTACCGTGGATGTACTGATCAACAATGCTGGTATTACCATGGATACTCTTCTGATGCGTATGACCGAGCAGCAATGGGATACGGTTATCAACGTGAACCTGAAGTCGGTGTTTAACTTCACCAAAGCCGTGCAGAAAATCATGCTTAAAAATAAACAAGGCTCCATTGTAAACCTTAGTTCGGTAGTAGGTGTTCACGGAAATGCCGGTCAGGCCAACTATTCGGCTTCGAAAGCAGGCATTATTGGTTTTACCAAATCCATTGCCCAGGAATTGGGCTCGCGCAACATTCGTTGCAATGCCATTGCTCCCGGTTTTATCATTACCGAAATGACCGCCAAACTTTCCGAAGAACAACGCCAGGCATGGGAACAGCATATACCAATGAAACGCGGCGGTACCCCTGAAGAAGTGGCCAATGTATGTTTATTCCTGGCTTCAGACTTATCGTCTTATGTAAGTGGGCAGACTATCAGCATTTGCGGTGCGATGAAGACCTGA
- the rimO gene encoding 30S ribosomal protein S12 methylthiotransferase RimO has protein sequence MLTKKKASKINVVTLGCSKNLVDSEKLLGQLKANQLSVVHDSSDADARTVVINTCGFIADAKEESVNTILEHVRAKQEGLIDKVFVMGCLSERYKDMLKTEIPEVDGIYGVNSLDQIVKDLGGNYKKDLVGERLQTTPGHYAYLKISEGCDRTCSFCAIPLIRGKHKSKLKEELVHEASLLAKSGVKEIILIAQDLTYYGVDLYKNQELPNLLLRLSDISGLEWIRLHYAYPASFPYEILKVMRTHPNICNYLDIPFQHISDPVLRNMRRGITSSQTYDLIQRLRDEVPGLTLRTTLLVGHPGETEKEFDELLAFVEKSRFDRVGVFTYSEEDDTFAAGKFKDSISQEEKERRAATLMEVQEQISLSLNEKRVGQTLKTLIDRKEGEFYVGRTEADSPEVDNEVLISSSAKLETGKFYQVKVTSADAFDLFGTL, from the coding sequence ATGTTAACCAAGAAAAAAGCTTCAAAAATTAATGTTGTCACGCTAGGTTGTTCGAAAAATCTGGTCGACTCAGAAAAACTCTTAGGTCAGCTTAAGGCGAATCAGTTGTCGGTGGTACATGATTCGTCCGATGCCGATGCACGCACCGTGGTAATAAATACATGTGGATTTATTGCCGATGCCAAAGAAGAATCGGTGAATACTATATTGGAGCATGTACGTGCCAAGCAGGAAGGTTTAATCGACAAGGTTTTTGTAATGGGATGCCTCTCTGAGCGCTACAAAGACATGTTAAAGACTGAAATTCCCGAAGTGGACGGCATCTATGGCGTAAACAGTCTCGACCAGATTGTAAAAGACCTGGGTGGCAATTATAAAAAAGACCTTGTGGGTGAGCGTTTACAAACTACCCCCGGACACTATGCCTACCTTAAAATCTCGGAGGGTTGCGACCGCACTTGTTCCTTTTGCGCCATTCCTTTAATAAGGGGCAAGCACAAATCGAAACTTAAAGAAGAGCTTGTCCATGAAGCCAGCTTGCTGGCTAAAAGCGGGGTTAAAGAAATTATTCTTATAGCGCAGGATTTAACCTATTACGGAGTCGACCTCTATAAAAACCAGGAATTACCAAATCTTTTGCTTCGCTTGAGCGATATCAGCGGGTTGGAATGGATACGCCTGCATTATGCCTACCCGGCTTCTTTTCCCTATGAAATATTGAAAGTAATGCGCACACACCCGAATATTTGTAATTACCTCGACATTCCTTTTCAACATATAAGCGACCCGGTATTGCGTAACATGCGCCGTGGAATTACAAGTTCGCAAACCTACGACCTCATACAGCGCCTTCGCGACGAGGTTCCTGGACTAACCCTTCGAACTACTTTATTGGTAGGCCATCCGGGTGAAACGGAAAAAGAATTCGACGAATTGCTGGCTTTTGTCGAAAAGTCGCGCTTCGATCGTGTGGGTGTGTTTACTTATTCCGAAGAAGACGACACCTTTGCTGCCGGAAAATTCAAAGATAGCATCTCCCAGGAAGAAAAGGAAAGAAGAGCCGCTACCCTGATGGAAGTGCAGGAACAAATTTCTCTGTCGCTTAATGAGAAACGGGTTGGACAAACCCTTAAAACCCTCATAGACCGTAAAGAAGGTGAGTTTTATGTAGGCCGCACCGAGGCCGATTCTCCCGAAGTGGACAATGAAGTGCTTATATCGTCTTCGGCCAAACTCGAAACAGGAAAATTTTACCAGGTAAAAGTCACCTCGGCTGATGCTTTCGACCTTTTCGGAACCCTTTAG
- a CDS encoding DUF4295 domain-containing protein translates to MAKKVVATLQSKDSRSYVKCIKMVKSEKTGAYGFQEEIIHNDNLKNFLAD, encoded by the coding sequence ATGGCAAAGAAGGTAGTAGCAACATTACAATCGAAAGACAGCCGTTCTTATGTAAAATGCATTAAGATGGTGAAATCGGAAAAAACTGGAGCTTATGGTTTCCAGGAAGAAATTATACACAACGATAACCTGAAAAACTTTTTAGCCGACTAA
- a CDS encoding class I SAM-dependent methyltransferase — MINQYFLEVFGYVPRQGPGSKAETERAWSSLSELPQNPAILDIGCGKGAQTMDLCGLTEGHILALDNYPLFLEALQKRAQTEKLSHKITCFIGDMGALPFLPNQFDIIWAEGSMFIIGYKKALREWKNYLKRGGFLVFTDCVWLKENAPNELLDFWQSEGIELPTVRDILDTARKEAYETVSNFTIHTDSWIKEFYDPIEKALAHFRKLYPDNVEAIETFNAIQHEIDIYRTYHAYFGYEFFVLKKL, encoded by the coding sequence ATGATAAACCAATATTTTTTAGAAGTTTTCGGCTATGTGCCTCGCCAGGGACCAGGCTCGAAGGCAGAAACCGAAAGGGCTTGGTCTAGTCTTTCCGAACTACCCCAAAACCCAGCCATTCTCGATATCGGCTGTGGAAAGGGTGCGCAAACAATGGATTTATGTGGCCTCACTGAGGGTCATATCCTGGCTCTCGACAATTATCCACTTTTTCTGGAGGCTCTTCAGAAAAGGGCTCAAACGGAAAAACTCTCCCACAAAATCACCTGCTTTATAGGCGACATGGGGGCTTTGCCTTTTCTTCCCAATCAGTTCGATATCATCTGGGCCGAAGGATCGATGTTTATCATTGGTTACAAGAAAGCGCTAAGGGAGTGGAAGAATTACCTGAAAAGAGGTGGCTTTCTGGTATTTACCGATTGTGTGTGGTTAAAGGAAAATGCTCCTAACGAGCTGCTCGATTTTTGGCAATCCGAGGGCATTGAATTGCCGACGGTGAGAGATATTCTCGATACAGCTAGGAAAGAAGCTTATGAAACGGTTTCGAACTTTACCATCCATACAGATTCATGGATAAAGGAGTTTTACGACCCTATTGAAAAAGCCCTTGCCCATTTTCGTAAACTATACCCCGACAATGTCGAAGCCATTGAAACTTTTAATGCCATTCAGCATGAGATAGATATCTATCGCACCTATCACGCCTATTTTGGTTATGAGTTTTTTGTGCTGAAGAAATTATAA
- the rpmG gene encoding 50S ribosomal protein L33 has product MAKKGNRVQVILECTEHKESGMPGTSRYITTKNRKNNPDRMEIKKYNPVLKKVTVHREIK; this is encoded by the coding sequence ATGGCTAAAAAAGGAAACAGGGTGCAGGTAATATTAGAATGCACAGAACATAAAGAATCCGGAATGCCTGGTACTTCGAGGTATATTACCACCAAGAACAGGAAAAACAATCCGGACAGGATGGAAATTAAAAAATACAACCCAGTTTTAAAGAAAGTAACCGTTCACCGCGAAATAAAATAA
- a CDS encoding M48 family metallopeptidase → MGLFIQPLIEHHRGSFYNAPFMLIVLIIMFNFVLERVLDFLNSNYWSDKLPAELSDVYESEKYTRSQQYKRINDKFSLLTNTFSFLVVTSMLFFHVFGYFDTVARSINSNPIIVTLLFFGMVMFASDIINTPFALYDTFVIEEKFGFNKTTIRTFITDKLKGWLLSGLIGGGLLALITWFYGIAEQQFWLYAWGAITLFMIFITMFYSSLIVPIFNRQTPLEEGPLKEAISEFSRKAGFQLKNVFVIDGSKRSTKANAYFTGLGSKKRIVLYDTLIQDLTSEEIVAVLAHEIGHYKRKHTLSGMVLSVVQTGITLYVFSLFTVNPMLSEALGARVQGFHLALMAFGVIYSPFSTMVGLSMNALSRKNEYQADQYAKDYQLDQPLISALKKLSRNNLSNLTPHPAYVFFHYSHPTLLQRIRNLNRSGKNVS, encoded by the coding sequence ATGGGCCTGTTTATTCAGCCTTTGATTGAGCATCACCGGGGTAGTTTTTACAATGCTCCCTTTATGCTCATTGTGCTGATAATCATGTTCAACTTTGTGTTGGAGCGTGTGTTGGATTTTCTCAACTCGAATTACTGGAGCGATAAGTTACCTGCCGAATTAAGCGATGTGTATGAGTCGGAGAAATACACTCGTTCTCAGCAATACAAACGCATCAACGATAAATTTTCACTGCTTACCAATACCTTTAGTTTTTTGGTGGTAACCAGCATGCTTTTTTTCCATGTTTTTGGTTATTTCGATACAGTAGCCCGCAGCATAAACAGCAACCCCATCATTGTTACCCTTCTTTTTTTCGGCATGGTGATGTTTGCTTCCGATATCATTAATACACCTTTTGCCTTATACGATACCTTTGTAATCGAAGAAAAATTCGGTTTCAACAAAACAACCATTCGCACCTTTATTACCGATAAGCTCAAAGGGTGGTTGCTTTCGGGATTGATAGGCGGTGGCTTACTTGCCCTTATTACCTGGTTTTACGGCATTGCCGAACAACAATTTTGGTTGTATGCCTGGGGCGCCATCACCCTGTTTATGATTTTCATTACAATGTTTTATTCCTCTCTGATAGTTCCAATTTTCAACAGGCAAACCCCTTTGGAAGAAGGTCCATTAAAGGAAGCTATTAGCGAATTTAGCCGCAAAGCAGGTTTTCAGTTAAAGAATGTATTTGTCATCGACGGATCGAAACGTTCCACCAAGGCCAATGCCTATTTTACCGGCCTGGGTTCGAAAAAAAGAATTGTTCTCTACGATACCCTCATACAAGATTTAACCTCCGAAGAAATTGTTGCTGTGCTGGCACACGAAATAGGGCATTACAAACGCAAGCATACCCTTTCTGGCATGGTATTGAGTGTGGTTCAGACAGGAATTACCCTGTATGTATTTTCGTTGTTTACAGTCAACCCAATGCTTTCTGAGGCACTGGGTGCCAGGGTGCAGGGATTTCATCTGGCTTTGATGGCATTTGGTGTCATCTACAGTCCATTTTCAACCATGGTTGGTTTATCCATGAATGCCCTCTCGCGCAAGAATGAATACCAGGCCGATCAATATGCAAAGGATTACCAACTCGACCAGCCCTTAATTTCTGCTCTTAAAAAACTCTCGCGCAACAACCTCAGCAACCTCACACCGCATCCGGCTTATGTCTTTTTCCACTATTCTCATCCTACCTTGCTGCAGCGAATACGAAACCTTAACCGTAGCGGAAAGAATGTGTCGTAG